One genomic window of Rhodothermales bacterium includes the following:
- a CDS encoding DUF4296 domain-containing protein, which produces MTLHDRFSLAGLVLAFVFTTGCTPAPGNGEDPPMDDSLFVDILIDLHLASARGQRWNDLESGRDSVLAHYGLRPADYERAVAYYTAHPAAYLDRYNEALDRINVERFTP; this is translated from the coding sequence ATGACGCTTCACGACCGTTTTTCGTTAGCCGGCCTCGTCCTGGCATTTGTATTCACAACGGGGTGTACGCCGGCGCCCGGCAACGGGGAAGACCCTCCGATGGACGATAGCCTGTTTGTCGACATCCTGATCGACCTCCACCTCGCCAGCGCCCGCGGGCAGCGCTGGAACGATCTGGAGAGCGGCCGGGACTCGGTGCTGGCACACTACGGCCTGAGGCCGGCGGACTACGAACGCGCCGTGGCCTATTATACCGCCCACCCCGCCGCCTACCTCGACCGCTACAACGAAGCGCTGGACCGTATCAACGTCGAGCGATTCACGCCTTGA